The following are encoded together in the Deinococcus soli (ex Cha et al. 2016) genome:
- a CDS encoding DUF3592 domain-containing protein, producing the protein MTYSYDVNGRTYQSDRMGWNVFNKNRDEGPECAALGDDRQPEVGETIQVLYDPSNPQQAVRRPDLPGSSLFGMVWGTVFTSMLVFMLVQLWRQ; encoded by the coding sequence GTGACGTATTCCTACGACGTGAACGGCCGCACTTATCAGAGCGATCGTATGGGGTGGAACGTGTTCAACAAGAACCGTGACGAGGGACCCGAATGCGCCGCTCTTGGGGACGATCGGCAACCCGAAGTGGGCGAAACCATCCAAGTGCTCTACGATCCTTCGAACCCACAGCAGGCAGTCCGCAGACCGGACCTCCCCGGCTCGTCACTGTTCGGCATGGTTTGGGGGACGGTCTTCACCTCCATGCTGGTGTTCATGCTCGTTCAGTTATGGAGGCAGTAG
- a CDS encoding alpha-hydroxy acid oxidase, producing the protein MTPDVQATPHASLHDAVNLADIEALGRAALDRNALEYYASGANDEHTLRENRAAFTRARLRPRVLVDVSGVDTGTSVLGLPLSSPIGIAPSAFHGLAHPDAERATARAAHARDSVMTLSTFSNTPIETVGADAQGRFWFQLYLLRDRALSRSILGRAHAAGARALVFTVDAPFLGRREANERHRFALPAHLGAPNVASRDILAQVETDRGSQLANYFRDLADKTFTWRDLDWLRGQTPLPIILKGILTAEDAQLAAEHGCHVWVSNHGGRQLDTAISSFEALPEIVDAVAGRTEIYLDGGVTRGTDVLKAVALGARAVFLGRAALWGLAAGGQTGVERTLELLQDEVRLAMALCGATRVEDLTPALVRL; encoded by the coding sequence ATGACGCCCGACGTTCAGGCCACCCCGCACGCCTCCCTGCACGACGCCGTGAACCTCGCGGACATCGAGGCACTGGGCCGCGCCGCGCTGGACCGCAATGCGCTGGAGTACTACGCGAGCGGCGCGAACGACGAACACACCCTGCGCGAGAACCGCGCGGCGTTCACCCGCGCCCGCCTGCGCCCCCGCGTGCTCGTGGACGTGTCCGGCGTGGACACGGGCACCAGCGTGCTGGGCCTGCCGCTGAGCAGCCCCATCGGGATCGCGCCGAGCGCCTTCCACGGCCTCGCGCACCCGGACGCCGAACGCGCCACCGCCCGCGCCGCCCACGCCCGGGACAGCGTCATGACGCTGAGCACCTTCAGCAACACGCCCATCGAGACGGTCGGCGCCGACGCGCAGGGCCGCTTCTGGTTCCAGCTGTACCTGCTGCGCGACCGCGCCCTGAGCCGCAGCATCCTGGGTCGCGCCCACGCCGCCGGAGCGCGCGCCCTGGTCTTCACCGTGGACGCCCCGTTCCTGGGCCGCCGCGAGGCCAACGAACGCCACCGCTTCGCCCTGCCCGCGCACCTGGGCGCTCCCAACGTCGCCAGCCGTGACATCCTGGCGCAGGTCGAGACGGACCGCGGCTCGCAGCTCGCCAACTACTTCCGCGACCTCGCCGACAAGACCTTCACGTGGCGTGACCTCGACTGGCTGCGCGGCCAGACGCCCCTCCCCATCATCCTGAAAGGCATCCTGACCGCCGAGGACGCCCAGCTGGCCGCCGAGCACGGCTGCCACGTCTGGGTCAGCAACCACGGCGGGCGGCAGCTGGATACCGCCATCAGCAGCTTCGAGGCCCTGCCCGAGATCGTGGACGCCGTCGCGGGCCGCACAGAGATCTACCTCGACGGCGGCGTGACGCGCGGCACGGACGTCCTGAAAGCCGTCGCCCTCGGCGCCCGCGCCGTGTTCCTCGGCCGCGCCGCCCTGTGGGGCCTCGCCGCCGGAGGACAGACCGGCGTGGAACGCACCCTGGAGCTGCTGCAGGACGAAGTCCGCCTCGCCATGGCCCTGTGCGGCGCCACACGGGTCGAGGACCTGACCCCGGCGCTGGTGCGGCTGTAA
- a CDS encoding DUF427 domain-containing protein translates to MPQRARPQPVPPAPGQESVWDYPRPPRLERTPATLEIWLGGERIACTTEGFRVLETSHPPTYYLAKAAFAPGVLERAPGGSVCEWKGQATYWTLRAGGRVEEEAGWSYEQPTAPFAPMAGYVAVYAGRMDGCHVNGVRVTPQPGGFYGGWITPDVAGPFKGEPGSWGW, encoded by the coding sequence ATGCCTCAGCGTGCCCGTCCGCAGCCCGTGCCGCCCGCCCCCGGTCAGGAGAGCGTCTGGGACTACCCTCGCCCCCCGCGACTGGAACGCACGCCCGCGACCCTGGAGATCTGGCTGGGCGGCGAACGGATCGCCTGCACCACGGAGGGCTTCCGGGTGCTGGAGACCAGCCACCCGCCCACCTATTACCTGGCGAAGGCGGCCTTCGCGCCGGGGGTGCTGGAGCGCGCCCCGGGCGGCAGCGTCTGCGAGTGGAAAGGGCAGGCGACGTACTGGACCCTCCGCGCGGGTGGCCGGGTCGAGGAGGAGGCGGGCTGGAGTTACGAGCAGCCCACCGCGCCCTTCGCGCCGATGGCGGGGTATGTGGCGGTGTACGCGGGCCGGATGGACGGGTGCCACGTGAACGGCGTGCGGGTCACGCCCCAACCGGGCGGGTTCTACGGCGGCTGGATCACACCGGACGTGGCAGGGCCGTTCAAGGGCGAGCCGGGCAGCTGGGGCTGGTAG
- a CDS encoding nitric oxide synthase oxygenase produces the protein MSAPRPHPALPARTREALEFLALYHHETGLPGLRERQAEVYRTGGVTLSAAELTHGARVAWRNSTRCVGRLPWMTLDVRDLRHVTNPEEVFTHLLVHLREGFNGGRVLPTISVFGPGVHIHNDQLIRYAGYLQPDGSVIGDPQNVALTGHLRRLGWAGGPGTRFDVLPMAIEGEGRVVLFDLPADAVQEVVITHPTCPEIGALGLRWHALPVISNMTLEVAGQSFPCAPFNGWYLQTEIAARNLADRDRYDALPAVAAALGLETGSRRSLWQDRALLELNVAVLHSFDQAGVRIADHHGVTAQFVHFEEQERRAGRKVRGRWSWLIPPMSPATTPVWHRAYDDAEERPNFTVQAPAWRETRPGVCPFHS, from the coding sequence ATGTCTGCGCCGCGCCCCCACCCTGCCCTGCCTGCGCGGACGCGGGAGGCGCTGGAGTTCCTGGCGCTGTACCACCACGAGACGGGCCTGCCGGGCCTGCGCGAGCGGCAAGCGGAGGTGTACCGCACGGGCGGCGTGACCCTGAGTGCGGCGGAACTCACGCACGGCGCGCGGGTGGCGTGGCGGAACAGTACGCGCTGCGTGGGCCGCCTGCCGTGGATGACGCTGGACGTGCGCGACCTGCGGCACGTGACGAACCCGGAGGAGGTGTTCACGCACCTGCTCGTACACCTGCGCGAGGGTTTCAACGGTGGGCGAGTCCTGCCGACCATAAGCGTGTTCGGCCCGGGCGTGCACATCCACAACGACCAGCTGATCCGGTACGCCGGGTACCTTCAGCCGGACGGGTCGGTGATCGGCGATCCACAGAACGTGGCGCTGACCGGGCACCTGCGCCGCCTGGGCTGGGCGGGCGGACCGGGCACCCGTTTCGACGTGCTGCCCATGGCCATCGAGGGTGAGGGCCGCGTGGTGCTGTTCGACCTCCCGGCGGACGCCGTGCAGGAGGTCGTGATCACGCACCCGACCTGCCCAGAGATTGGGGCGCTGGGCCTGAGGTGGCACGCGCTGCCGGTCATCAGCAACATGACGCTGGAGGTGGCGGGGCAGTCGTTCCCGTGCGCGCCGTTCAACGGCTGGTACCTCCAGACGGAGATCGCCGCGCGGAATCTGGCCGACCGGGACCGCTACGACGCGCTTCCTGCCGTGGCGGCTGCGCTGGGTCTGGAGACAGGCTCGCGGCGCTCGCTGTGGCAGGACCGGGCCCTGCTGGAACTGAACGTCGCGGTGCTGCACTCGTTCGATCAGGCAGGCGTGAGGATCGCGGATCATCACGGCGTGACGGCGCAGTTCGTGCATTTCGAGGAACAGGAACGCCGCGCGGGCCGCAAGGTGCGTGGGCGCTGGTCCTGGCTGATTCCACCGATGTCCCCCGCGACGACACCTGTGTGGCACCGCGCGTACGACGATGCGGAGGAGCGTCCGAATTTCACGGTGCAGGCGCCGGCGTGGCGTGAGACGCGGCCCGGCGTGTGCCCCTTCCATTCCTGA
- the mqnP gene encoding menaquinone biosynthesis prenyltransferase MqnP, which produces MSGVRVKTFLDLVKFEHTVFALPFAYAGMLLASMQASGTGWPGWHVLVWVTVAMAAARTAAMGANRVIDRFIDARNPRTAGREVPSGKVSPAQAWALVVVSLVVMAFAAAQLNPLCLALLPLAVVFLIGYPYTKRFTWLCHAWLGVTDGAAAAGGWIAVTGEFAPGTWVLWAVVIFWMIGLDVIYATMDRDFDVANGIRSIPARFGIPRALRIAAASHALTFALLLLVGVVTGASFWYYLAALVMGGILLFEHRIVNPGDLARVNVAFFDANMWLALTMLAGVVVDVAWRTLT; this is translated from the coding sequence ATGAGTGGCGTGCGCGTGAAGACGTTCCTGGATCTGGTGAAGTTCGAACACACGGTGTTCGCCCTGCCCTTCGCGTACGCGGGCATGCTGCTGGCGAGCATGCAGGCCAGCGGGACGGGCTGGCCGGGGTGGCACGTGCTGGTGTGGGTGACGGTGGCGATGGCGGCGGCGCGCACCGCGGCGATGGGGGCGAACCGCGTGATCGACCGGTTCATCGATGCGCGCAATCCGCGCACGGCGGGGCGGGAGGTGCCGAGCGGGAAGGTCAGTCCGGCGCAGGCGTGGGCGCTGGTGGTGGTGAGTCTGGTGGTCATGGCGTTCGCGGCGGCGCAGCTGAACCCGCTGTGCCTGGCGCTGCTGCCGCTGGCGGTGGTATTCCTGATCGGCTACCCGTACACGAAGCGTTTCACGTGGCTGTGCCACGCGTGGCTGGGCGTCACGGACGGCGCGGCGGCGGCCGGAGGCTGGATCGCGGTGACGGGGGAGTTCGCGCCGGGCACGTGGGTGCTGTGGGCGGTCGTGATCTTCTGGATGATCGGCCTGGACGTGATCTACGCGACGATGGACCGCGACTTCGACGTGGCGAACGGCATCCGGAGTATTCCGGCTCGGTTCGGGATTCCCCGCGCGCTGCGCATCGCGGCGGCCAGTCACGCGCTGACGTTCGCGCTGCTGCTGCTGGTGGGGGTGGTGACGGGCGCGAGCTTCTGGTATTACCTCGCGGCGCTGGTGATGGGCGGCATCCTGCTGTTCGAGCACCGGATCGTGAATCCAGGGGATCTGGCGCGGGTGAACGTGGCGTTCTTCGACGCGAACATGTGGCTGGCGCTGACCATGCTGGCCGGTGTGGTGGTGGACGTGGCGTGGCGCACCCTGACCTGA